TGAAGCAGAAACCTTATAGCAAAAAGGCCTGCAGAGTAATAACCCTGCAGGCCTTGAGTTGCCTGGTGGAGACGGTGGGATTCGAACCCATGACCTCTTGAATGCGAGCCAAGCGCTCTCCCGACTGAGCTACGCCCCCAATTAATTACTATGGGCTTTCATAGGCAGCCAATACATAGTATTCTACTTCACAGTATTTTACATGCGCGTCAAAATTCCTGCACCGTTACGATTTTTTTCTTATAACAGCCTGAAATAAACTGAGGGAAAAGGCGGCGTCACCGAAAGTCAAAAAGACTACTGGAAAATGCTATAATGAGTATAGCAAAATATTGAACACGGAGATTCACCTATGCTGCAAAAAAGCGAAAGCTTCCTGAAATGCTGCCAATTCATAAAAGAAGAAAGTCTCGACACTTCCCGTCATCCATTTTGCCTTCCTCTGTTTACCCATCATACGGAAATTCAGTTTCACCCGCAGATCACCTTCTTCGTTGGTGAAAACGGCAGCGGCAAATCGACATTGCTGGAGGCCCTCGCCGTAGCGCGAGGCTTCAACCCCGAGGGAGGTACGCTAAATTTTAATTTTTCCTCACACGACTCTCATTCCAGCCTATATCAGCATATTAGACTGGTCAAGGGAACCAAGCGGCTCCGGGATGGCTTCTTCCTGCGAGCCGAGAGCTTTTACAATTTAGCTACTTCCATTGAAAAGATGGATTCCGAAGGTATTGGGGCCCGCGTCATTGACGCTTTCGGCGGTCGTTCGCTGCACGAGCAATCCCACGGCGAATCCTTCTTTGCCGCCATTCAGAACCGGTTCCGAGGCCAGGGACTCTATATTCTGGACGAGCCGGAAGCCGCCCTCTCGCCGGTAAGGCAAATGTCCCTGCTGTCCCGCATCCATGAACTGATCCGATTGGACTCCCAGTTTATTATCGCCACCCATTCCCCCATTCTGCTCGCTTATCCGGGTGCCTTGATTTACCAGCTCTCACCGGAAGGCACCGGGTTGCAGCAGATAGCTTACGAACAAACCGACCATTACGTTATCACCAAGCAGTTTCTTAATAACTATCAGAAGATGCTGGATATATTATTGCAATGATGCAATATTGTACAACGCCCCAGCCCGGTCTGGTTGAAACGGGTCTCTCCTCCGACAGATCATTGTCAAAATTCAATTTTACGCAGTCGGCTCAAATAAGCTGCTTAATAAAAGGAATAAATTTCATCTGCCTCCTTCCGGGGGGTAGTACCCTTGGCGCTAATCGGCACGCCTACAATAATGCCTGCCGTAATTACATGTGTTTCATCTAACCCAAAATATTGTTTTATTTCCTTATATTTTTCATGATTGACTGTCAGAAGTTCATTATCAATTTCACCCAAAATGCAGGCTCCCAAGCCCTGATTGGCTGCTTCTAAAATCATAAACCCATAAGCAATTCCCATATTTTCAAAGGTTCTCGCCATCAATGACGCTTGGTTTTGGGCGAGAGACTGTGCTCTTACCGAGTCCAGATACATTTTGTCAATATCACTCTCAGACATGGTAACACCTGAATGCAGTAACAATTCTTTCAGGCTTCTATGTTGACTGCTCCTCTCCCAGGCTTTCATTGACGCCACACAGAGAATTACTGCCGGTGCCTTTTTTATTAATCCCTTTATTGCAAAAATTTCAGAAAGTCTTACCTTATCTTCAACCCCGGTGACCGCAATAAACTTCCAGGGTTGAATGTTTTTCCAGGAAGGTGCTCTTCGTCC
This portion of the Propionispora hippei DSM 15287 genome encodes:
- a CDS encoding AAA family ATPase; this encodes MLQKSESFLKCCQFIKEESLDTSRHPFCLPLFTHHTEIQFHPQITFFVGENGSGKSTLLEALAVARGFNPEGGTLNFNFSSHDSHSSLYQHIRLVKGTKRLRDGFFLRAESFYNLATSIEKMDSEGIGARVIDAFGGRSLHEQSHGESFFAAIQNRFRGQGLYILDEPEAALSPVRQMSLLSRIHELIRLDSQFIIATHSPILLAYPGALIYQLSPEGTGLQQIAYEQTDHYVITKQFLNNYQKMLDILLQ
- a CDS encoding nitroreductase family protein yields the protein MLKEIFEWSSNRTFKDQPVPKDKLISVMEAGRRAPSWKNIQPWKFIAVTGVEDKVRLSEIFAIKGLIKKAPAVILCVASMKAWERSSQHRSLKELLLHSGVTMSESDIDKMYLDSVRAQSLAQNQASLMARTFENMGIAYGFMILEAANQGLGACILGEIDNELLTVNHEKYKEIKQYFGLDETHVITAGIIVGVPISAKGTTPRKEADEIYSFY